Proteins from a genomic interval of Phlebotomus papatasi isolate M1 chromosome 3, Ppap_2.1, whole genome shotgun sequence:
- the LOC129807564 gene encoding MTOR-associated protein MEAK7 has protein sequence MGNSSTKLAEKCSLLTKDEVPLVASSFKLVSKNSDRIKEDDLMKFWGSQMDPRLAQYITNFLFGALGSRSSVVEFQKFAELYVYCVRGSVDERISVLLTCLGHSGSESADIAYPLIKEYVEAVVSSYMRALRLECGPRFKSWESKGFRIIKECIQKLADSLVYDVVQPGTQKVTRVDAERWLQSNPTFLKMLEHVFSHLYNYRSTKSPQEEPVAVRKSLVTESALLPYCEGLEYVPDFPATTDITQILYINSNLPTQHQEKWRFLFSSQIHGESFSTLLGRIMDQGPTVIIVEDTNGYVFGGFASASWCLSANFAGNTSTFLFTLRPKMRCFESTTYNDHYQYLNLHQQTMPNGLGMGGQHNYWGLWLDSEYGFGECSESCTTFKGYSQMSANKRFKIRNVEVWAVGEKPSTESDEESSQKSPGRSVLQGNTETKAILEMAGKRQYSEGIRDEFFE, from the exons ATGGGAAATTCAAGCACGAAGCTTGCGGAGAAATGTTCACTGTTGACAAAGGATGAAGTTCCACTTGTTGCCAGTTCCTTCAAATTAGTCAGCAAAAATTCCGATCGAATCAAGGAGGATGACTTAATG AAATTTTGGGGCTCTCAGATGGATCCCCGCTTAGCTCAGTATATAACAAATTTCCTGTTTGGTGCCCTTGGATCGAGATCATCAGTTGTGGAGTTTCAGAAATTTGCCGAATTATATGTGTACTGCGTGAGGGGATCGGTGGATGAAAGAATATCTGTTTTATTAACATGTTTGGGTCATTCAGGCTCTGAATCTGCCGATATTGCTTATCCGCTAATCAAGGAA tatGTGGAAGCTGTTGTTAGTAGCTACATGAGAGCTTTGAGACTTGAGTGTGGTCCTCGATTTAAGTCATGGGAATCCAAGGGGTTCCGAATTATAAAGGAGTGCATTCAAAAATTAGCCGATAGCCTTGTGTACGATGTAGTACAGCCTGGTACGCAGAAAGTCACAAGGGTCGATGCTGAAAGATG GCTTCAATCAAATCCAACCTTTCTGAAAATGTTGGAACATGTTTTTTCTCATTTGTACAACTATCGAAGTACCAAGAGTCCTCAGGAGGAGCCAGTAGCAGTACGTAAGTCCCTAGTCACTGAATCAGCATTGCTGCCATACTGTGAAGGCCTGGAGTATGTGCCTGATTTTCCGGCCACAACGGACATTACGCAAATTCTCTATATCAATTCCAATTTGCCAACACAACATCAGGAAAAGTGGCGTTTCCTCTTTTCATCTCAAATACATGGCGAGAGTTTCTCCACACTTTTGGGCCGGATAATGGATCAAGGTCCGACAGTAATTATTGTTGAAGATACAAATGGCTATGTTTTTGGGGGATTTGCTTCAGCATCTTGGTGCTTGAGTGCCAATTTTGCCGGAAACACCTCCACATTCCTATTTACTCTACGCCCCAAGATGAGATGCTTCGAGAGTACTACATACAATGATCACTATCAATATCTCAATTTGCATCAGCAAACAATGCCCAATGGATTG GGAATGGGTGGTCAGCACAATTATTGGGGATTATGGTTAGATAGTGAATACGGTTTTGGAGAATGCTCAGAATCCTGTACGACTTTCAAAGGATACTCCCAGATGAGTGCGAATAAAAGattcaaaattcgaaatgtAGAAGTGTGGGCAGTTGGCGAAAAACCTTCTACTGAATCAGATGAAGAG TCATCACAGAAGAGTCCTGGTCGGTCAGTTCTACAGGGCAATACAGAAACCAAGGCAATTTTGGAAATGGCGGGGAAAAGGCAATATTCCGAAGGTATTCGTGATGAATTCTTTGAGTAA
- the LOC129807522 gene encoding uncharacterized protein LOC129807522 yields the protein MGNYCSTGINKKNLDNDSEKSEDSPSYQLNDKRKKQKKNGQKKEAPLADPEPISDISVNAQNTATSPNNGQDSKIVQKISGDGLTTDNEPLSASPHTLTAPCSLPTVTKSLPTNLQPLHGKISTTRRTEKDKKIILYVLAPDQGANYNLCPLHKIYDLLRQKCESRGFELQISNLHNIDQYSESTFYSDKFFEEGPLEARCGHALSANCLAEITRQSNNSYLIPILYLGNELGTQLLPLTIESQDFRSVLSTVEMENPESRVLFDKWYKEDITAQPSCYRLESMPDQSGRSEEWSRLLLAMIITFTKELRDSYLASVVEQEINNTVLFRQELAKRCIWIQTAQPSPTNGKGPLETEILRRLGKFANDLKSQLPDRHILKTLSQDRVEQSLTQLGTLLSEEIDAIIEEHNIKFQIPFCTFGVDRRLFAELEDVSQHSKILGQSCADSVVLDRVKKYILEDSTKPFIIYGKTGSGKSVVTAMLSQNVHTWIPDCCLILRYGKLTMRSSTLEALLQSICSQLSVIVKDGPVLCRHDVSTYSKIIEDCLKIATSRIIIIIDSLDMLWNGENLDWLPATLKENVKIILTVTTNATDLSKLCKDNSDHSESLMYALKDKIQSDDNFVLSSAFTEAQWMDVLNTGGSEFYAANGALHLPNEWKSCVEKTPIQAKILWWLAWLGVKSLKNTSLDFVTNEVFEQLEKRFTKRTTNHIISLIIASPHGIMETEIMELIGDKLEKSHGSPAQLWLSFSWFMGPLLRHSNNVSIMDRLILKIAKERYRTEIQAAHSILYDYYTARDSTYVSSSGKIKCLNMRKYMNLPYHAYQKDPSGFANSLYLTDLSWIYNKIKCTGCVHMLSDIALSSDKKADHLNILEKFLRDHFTALNYDVQQFYSLLKADLKASDSADPRVVSWRKTLSEIDVICLEIVKEIELKSESSNDAANAALKCDSIINLGGKGYFVASIRTEKEEICIWDVERCCRVRTFTGIPQPSAICPVGDYGAAVLCRREIKVLDLDNGCFKVTLKGVMNQKMPYFGLHDSKHLVCLSRNRMYVNLMNLESGDCVTTFKAGEDRFLNSLLISGDGRILVCGDETQKPFPLLVWHLSQRKLLYDLRIPHHDFITSLSAITYEGSYVCVVANELAEPAPNFIVVYDLQSGTLFKKWKPSCNTESLAISQTMTCVIAGLEDARIFVWDLVTGNCKLTLMGHNAPVTFLKLDPTGKILLSGDKEGRDPSIRIWDLDTGSSLAVFTPSHKISTCEILSDGKYVVIALENQEDLITLSLKKLNEDLNISSKIIYGKEENEGKTFDLQKQ from the exons ATGGGAAATTATTGCAGCACTGGAATTAATAAAAAGAACCTAGACAATGATTCAGAAAAATCAGAAGA TTCTCCGTCTTATCAATTGAACGACAAGAGGaagaagcaaaagaaaaatgGCCAGAAGAAAGAGGCTCCTCTCGCAGATCCAGAGCCCATTTCAGACATATCGGTCAATGCTCAAAATACAGCAACTTCACCGAACAATGGTCAGGATTCTAAGATAGTCCAAAAAATATCCGGTGATGGCTTGACCACAGACAATGAGCCGCTGTCCGCCAGTCCACATACATTAACAGCCCCGTGTTCACTTCCCACCGTTACAAAATCACTTCCCACCAACTTGCAACCACTCCATGGGAAAATCTCGACCACACGGCGAACAGAAAAAGATAAGAAGATTATATTGTATGTTCTGGCACCTGATCAAG GAGCGAACTACAACCTCTGTCCTTTGCACAAAATCTATGATCTGCTGCGCCAAAAATGCGAAAGTCGAGGGTTTGAATTGCAGATTTCCAATTTGCATAATATAGATCAGTACTCAGAGTCAACGTTctattctgataaatttttcgaGGAAGGCCCTCTGGAGGCACGATGTGGTCATGCTCTCTCAGCTAACTGTCTTGCGGAAATTACACGACAGTCCAACAACAGCTACTTAATTCCAATTTTGTACCTGGGTAATGAACTGGGTACTCAGTTATTGCCACTAACCATCGAAAGTCAAGACTTTAGGTCTGTACTTAGCACTGTTGAAATGGAAAATCCAGAGAGTCGGGTACTGTTTGACAAGTGGTACAAAGAAGATATTACAGCTCAGCCATCCTGTTATCGTCTAGAAAGCATGCCTGACCAATCTGGCCGATCCGAAGAATGGAGTAGGCTTTTATTAGCAATGATCATAACATTCACAAAAGAGCTGAGAGATTCCTATTTAGCTTCTGTGGTTGAACAAGAAATTAACAACACTGTATTGTTTCGTCAAGAACTAGCCAAGCGATGTATTTGGATCCAGACCGCACAACCTTCACCGACAAATGGTAAAGGACCTCTAGAAACTGAGATTCTTCGTCGACTTGGAAAATTTGCTAATGACTTAAAG AGTCAGCTTCCTGACAGGCACATTCTGAAAACATTAAGCCAAGATCGTGTTGAGCAATCACTGACTCAGTTGGGAACACTCTTATCTGAAGAGATTGATGCTATTATTGAGGAACATAACATAAAATTCCAAATACCTTTCTGTACTTTTGGCGTTGATCGTAGATTATTTGCAGAGCTGGAAGATGTTAGTCAGCACTCGAAAATACTTGGCCAGTCATGTGCAGATTCAGTTGTACTTGATCGTGTTAAAAAATACATCCTCGAAGATTCCACCAAACCATTTATTATTTACGGAAAAACAGGATCTGGAAAAAGTGTCGTTACAGCTATGTTATCCCAGAATGTTCACACCTGGATTCCGGATTGTTGTTTAATCCTAAGATATGGAAAGTTGACTATGCGAAGCTCAACCTTGGAAGCTCTTTTGCAGTCCATTTGTTCCCAACTATCAGTGATAGTTAAGGATGGACCAGTGTTATGTCGCCAT GACGTGTCAACATACTCAAAAATAATCGAAGACTGCCTCAAGATAGCCACAAGCCGTATTATTATCATAATAGACTCTCTGGATATGTTATGGAATGGTGAAAATTTAGATTGGCTACCTGcaactttaaaagaaaatgttaaaatcattttaactgTTACGACCAATGCTACTGATTTATCGAAATTATGTAAAGATAATAGTGATCACAGTGAATCTCTTATGTATGCTCTGAAAGACAAAATTCAGAGTGATGATAATTTTGTATTGTCATCTGCATTTACCGAAGCTCAGTGGATGGATGTATTAAATACGGGTGGAAGTGAATTTTATGCTGCCAATGGAGCTCTTCATTTGCCAAATGAATGGAAGTCCTGCGTCGAAAAAACACCCATTCAAGCTAAA ATCCTTTGGTGGCTAGCGTGGCTCGGTGTAAAATCTCTGAAGAATACTTCACTGGATTTTGTAACAAATGAAGTATTTGAGCAACTAGAAAAGAGATTCACTAAGAGGACCACAAATCATATCATTTCCCTTATAATTGCCTCGCCACATGGGATAATGGAGACAGAGATAATGGAACTGATTGGAGATAAGTTAGAAAAAAGTCATGGTTCACCTGCACAACTCTGGTTGAGCTTCTCCTGGTTTATGGGACCACTTTTGCGTCACAGTAACAATGTTAGTATTATGGATAGGTTGATCTTAAAGATCGCCAAGGAGAGATATCGTACAGAAATTCAAGCAGCCCACAGTATACTTTATGATTACTATACTGCACGAGATTCTACTTATGTGAGTTCTTCAGGCAAAATAAAatg TTTAAATATGAGGAAATATATGAATTTGCCTTACCATGCGTATCAAAAGGATCCTTCGGGTTTTGCCAACTCCTTGTATCTTACAGACTTATCATGGATTTACAATAAGATAAAGTGCACTGGATGCGTTCACATGTTATCAGATATTGCTCTCTCTTCCGATAAAAAAGCCGATCACCTCaatattcttgaaaaatttcttcGTGATCATTTTACAGCTCTTAATTACGACGTGCAGCAATTCTATTCACTTTTGAAAGCGGATCTAAAAGCATCAGATAGTGCAGATCCCAGAGTAGTATCGTGGAGAAAGACCTTAAGTGAAATTGATGTTATTTGTTTGGAAATTGTTAAAGAAATTGAGCTTAAAAGTGAATCATCTAACGATGCTGCTAATGCTGCTCTTAAATGTGACTCGATCATTAATTTAGGTGGTAAAGGATATTTCGTGGCTTCCATTAGGacagaaaaagaagaaatttgtatCTGGGACGTGGAAAG ATGCTGTCGAGTTAGAACTTTCACGGGAATCCCTCAGCCATCGGCAATTTGTCCAGTTGGAGATTATGGAGCAGCCGTTCTCTGTCGTAGAGAAATAAAAGTTTTGGATCTAGACAATGGATGTTTCAAG GTAACACTTAAAGGCGTGATGAACCAGAAAATGCCTTATTTCGGACTTCATGACTCGAAACATTTAGTGTGTCTTTCACGTAATCGGATGTACGTGAATCTCATGAATCTTGAATCTGGCGATTGTGTGACAACATTCAAAGCTGGTGAAGATAGATTCCTTAATTCTCTTCTCATTTCTGGGGACGGAAG gatattAGTATGTGGAGACGAGACACAGAAGCCTTTTCCTCTTCTAGTGTGGCACCTTTCTCAGAGGAAACTACTCTACGACTTACGGATTCCTCACCATGATTTCATTACCAGCCTCTCTGCCATAACATATGAAGGTTCCTACGTATGCGTAGTAGCAAATGAGCTTGCAGAACCTGCTCCTAATTTTATTGTTGTATACGACCTCCAGAGTGGTACATTGTTCAAAAAATGGAAACCATCGTGCAACACAGAATCATTAGCTATTTCCCAGACAATGACTTGTGTTATTGCTGGACTGGAGGATGCAAGGATTTTTGTTTGGGATCTTGTCACAG gCAATTGCAAACTAACTTTAATGGGTCACAATGCTCCAGTAACTTTCCTAAAATTGGATCCAACCGGAAAAATTCTCCTTTCGGGTGACAAAGAAGGCAGGGATCCTTCAATCCGAATATGGGATCTCGATACAG GTTCATCTCTTGCTGTTTTCACTCCATCGCACAAGATATCAACATGTGAAATTTTGAGTGACGGGAAATATGTGGTGATTGCTTTAGAAAATCAAGAGGATCTTATAACACTCAGTCTTAAGAAATTGAATGaagatttaaacatttctaGTAAGATTATATATGGTAAAGAAGAAAATGAGGGTAAAACGTTTGATCTTCAAAAACagtaa